Proteins encoded in a region of the Tripterygium wilfordii isolate XIE 37 chromosome 21, ASM1340144v1, whole genome shotgun sequence genome:
- the LOC119989197 gene encoding E3 ubiquitin-protein ligase UPL5-like encodes MSFRQLPSFTSSSSPDDLHIPSKRKLDDYAAYVEDDEDTYLSELVSVRMRRDEISAVRDSSNGDGGGTTFSISPNFNQLNYRADSLSSPLLLDCQQPECTKRVQFFIKLISGGNTLVVHANSDETVGSLLERLYVMTGIPVFEQRLIYRGRELQWDESLADCSIQNDAGLTMVGRMRSTRHPAGWNAIDCMISKIYQLCKGEEVTTPSRYITDRMMDFFSRVPEKDIELQFEYIHIFMASWAPTAMVTLYTSSIEGNRECANHCIKYFLTISKTNLAESLYTKCVSTIIIEFCKLLRQIGCEDPLYLHCRNTLASLLTKTAVCNGLLIYNGDKEDGGDRGDIRPVIVIQDLFPFIGELANGLSKDLVMSEESPASMGRLSNDVHDLVAFLPPLRQAIVEQAGSNCPISMPLNKIGSSHPWHGEEIGLLHVIFVDMLFKMDNCLKKLEDRLHLNSNTEGEVGCTGWSQYLAILKELNNISKLYQGAEEKFWGVLTHRKASLSMLIVRYAKRTDDNEWLFERKEVTNFESRRHLAMMLLPEVREDYDELHEMLIDRSQLLSESFEYIARADPDALHGGLFLEFKNEEATGPGVLREWFILVCQAIFNPQNALFTACPNDRRRFYPNSSSKVDPMHLEYFSFCGRVIALALMHKVQVGIAFDRVFFLQLAGMQLSVEDIQEADPLLYNSCKQILEMDAEFIDSDALGLTFVTEVEELGSRKAVELCLCGKNIVVNSKNREEYVDLLIQHRFVTSISEQVSHFAQGFADILSKSDKRTCFFHSLELQDLDWMLYGTGSAICVDDWKAHTDFNGYTETDPQMLWFWKIVGEMSEKQKKVLLFFWTSVKYLPVEGFRGLASRLYIYKSSEPHDRLPSSHTCFYRLCFPPYPSATIMQDRLRVITQEHVGCSFGTL; translated from the exons ATGTCTTTCCGTCAACTACCATCCTTCACTTCATCGTCATCCCCGGACGATCTCCATATTCCTTCAAAGCGAAAGCTGGATGATTACGCCGCTTATGTGGAGGACGATGAGGACACTTATTTATCGGAACTAGTCTCTGTTCGGATGCGGAGGGACGAAATCTCGGCTGTCCGTGACTCATCCAATGGCGACGGTGGCGGAACCACTTTTTCCATCTCACCCAACTTCAATCAGCTCAATTACCGAGCCGATTCTTTATCTTCACCATTATTATTGGACTGCCAGCAACCGGAGTGCACGAAAAGGGTACAGTTCTTTATCAAGTTAATTTCGGGCGGAAATACATTGGTTGTGCACGCTAATTCGGACGAGACGGTAGGTTCTTTACTTGAACGGCTTTATGTCATGACTGGAATACCAGTATTTGAGCAGCGATTAATTTATAGGGGAAGAGAACTACAGTGGGATGAGTCTTTAGCAGATTGCTCCATCCAAAATGATGCTGGCCTCACCATGGTGGGCCGAATGCGGAGCACAAGACACCCTGCCGGGTGGAATGCCATAGATTGTATGATTTCAAAAATTTACCAACTTTGCAAGGGCGAGGAGGTGACTACACCTTCGAGATACATCACCGACCGTATGATGGATTTCTTCTCTAGAGTGCCAGAGAAAGATATAGAATTGCAATTTGAATACATACACATATTCATGGCATCGTGGGCACCTACTGCCATGGTTACCCTTTACACTTCATCAATTGAAGGTAACCGTGAGTGTGCTAATCATTGTATTAAGTATTTTTTGACAATCAGTAAAACAAATCTAGCTGAGTCATTGTATACAAAATGTGTATCCACTATAATTATAGAGTTTTGTAAGCTGCTTAGGCAGATAGGTTGTGAAGACCCCCTGTATCTCCATTGCCGGAATACTTTAGCGTCTTTGTTGACCAAGACTGCTGTGTGCAATGGCTTGTTGATTTATAATGGTGATAAAGAGGATGGAGGGGATAGAGGGGATATTCGTCCAGTAATTGTGATTCAAGACCTTTTCCCATTTATTGGTGAGCTAGCAAATGGGTTGTCTAAAGACCTGGTTATGAGCGAAGAGTCACCTGCGAGCATGGGGCGTTTGTCGAATGATGTTCATGATCTTGTCGCGTTTTTGCCCCCACTCCGCCAGGCAATTGTGGAGCAAGCAGGGTCCAACTGTCCTATATCCATGCCACTGAACAAGATTGGTTCTAGCCATCCATGGCATGGGGAAGAGATAGGACTTCTTCATGTTATATTTGTTGACATGCTGTTTAAAATGGATAATTGCCTAAAAAAGTTGGAGGACCGTTTGCACCTGAATTCAAATACAGAAGGCGAAGTTGGTTGTACAGGATGGTCACAGTATCTTGCAATTCTGAAAGAATTGAACAACATTTCCAAACTATATCAGGGGGCTGAGGAGAAGTTTTGGGGGGTTTTAACTCATAGGAAGGCTTCTTTGTCTATGTTAATTGTTAGATATGCTAAGCGAACTGATGATAATGAATGGCTTTTTGAGCGTAAGGAAGTTACAAATTTTGAATCCAGGAGGCATTTGGCTATGATGTTGCTTCCAGAGGTAAGAGAAGATTATGATGAGCTACACGAGATGCTTATTGACAGGTCTCAACTGTTGTCAGAGTCATTTGAGTACATAGCACGTGCGGATCCTGATGCTCTACATGGTGGTTTATTTTTGGAATTCAAAAATGAGGAAGCCACTGGTCCTGGTGTTTTAAGGGAGTGGTTCATACTGGTATGCCAAGCTATATTCAATCCgcaaaatgcacttttcacagcATGCCCAAATGATCGTAGAAGGTTTTATCCCAATTCTT CATCTAAGGTGGATCCCATGCATCTGGAGTACTTTAGTTTCTGTGGTCGGGTAATTGCTCTAGCTTTGATGCATAAAGTACAAGTGGGAATTGCCTTTGATCGAGTATTTTTCTTGCAATTGGCTGGAATGCAACTTTCTGTAGAAGATATTCAGGAGGCGGATCCATTATTATATAATAGCTGTAAGCAGATCCTTGAGATGGATGCTGAGTTTATTGATTCAGATGCTTTAGGACTGACATTTGTTACAGAAGTTGAGGAGCTAGGCTCCAGGAAAGCTGTGGAGCTTTGCCTGTGTGGGAAAAATATTGTTGTGAATAGCAAGAATAGAGAAGAATATGTTGATCTTCTTATCCAACATCGTTTTGTTACATCAATTTCTGAACAGGTCTCTCATTTTGCTCAAGGTTTTGCTGATATTCTTTCTAAGTCAGACAAACGGACGTGTTTCTTCCATAGTTTAGAGCTTCAAGATCTTGACTGGATGCTATATGGAACTGGAAGTGCCATCTGTGTTGATGATTGGAAAGCACATACTGATTTCAATGGCTACACAGAAACTGATCCTCAGATGCTGTGGTTCTGGAAG ATTGTTGGGGAAATGTCAGAAAAGCAGAAGAAGGTTCTCCTCTTCTTCTGGACATCGGTGAAATATCTTCCAGTTGAGGGTTTCCGTGGTTTAGCTTCTCGACTTTACATATACAAGTCCTCAGAGCCCCATGATCGTCTTCCCTCATCTCACACATGTTTTTACCGCTTGTGTTTCCCACCGTATCCTTCCGCGACTATTATGCAAGATCGTCTTCGCGTCATCACCCAAGAACATGTTGGTTGCAGCTTTGGTACTTTGTAA